One genomic window of Melitaea cinxia chromosome 10, ilMelCinx1.1, whole genome shotgun sequence includes the following:
- the LOC123657148 gene encoding axin, translated as MSHTPVGGHPQGWEHKLADRSSLPPASGEEKSKSQSRHVFTQPHLSKAGMASWREETEGSSGSSARSPASPPYIRWARTLHHLLEDAEGVRLFRKFVCGAGGLHVDRLNFYFAVQGLRQESEPSKIRQVVSAIYKFLRKSQLAMPEELKQRVKQLLKDGGNIEKTIFDNMEQEVTRAITESTYQAFLRSEAYVSYVSAATQPLSSPDASPPHSRETSVGGLATLHEGQELGPTAAVGARLTHDALLATQSRRLHCDVAPHRKRSVYSAHVSYAGYTPASRQDSERASLSSGRTDSDAVSLSGSSVDGACARACREARESREARRPRLYGLDRHAVINKEQDPAMVIPRTQRVQAEQLRVLPPAEFAPLLIERLERVKRELDNKERLERRLAEGEGDEMCAQTLPPQLVAAAIREKLHIDDDNDQDILDQHVSRVWSERTPGASPPGGRRARGRHGTHGSHGSHGSHGSHGSHGSHGSHGTHGSRRAPSALSADSGHYDAPPDSLHMPHSLTRRSFSKKTVTELTDSGVSVVSEGTSAAGVEPRILLWIAEGSERMDRKNYRELSSRGSSADRDEHRRREKQSQRARGYGAVRRAGGRPGGEHTVVVVSFLDESVPYRFKVPAAPLTLRTFKDYLPRKGNYRYFFKTECADLDNTVIQEEVSNDNDTLPMFEGKVMARVKSVE; from the exons ATGAGCCACACTCCTGTAGGCGGCCACCCGCAag GTTGGGAGCACAAGCTTGCAGACAGGTCGTCGCTGCCGCCGGCTTCAGGGGAGGAGAAAAGTAAATCTCAGTCCAGACATGTGTTCACTCAGCCACATCTCTCTAA GGCGGGTATGGCGTCGTGGCGCGAGGAGACGGAGGGCTCGTCGGGCAGCTCGGCGCGCTCGCCCGCCTCGCCGCCCTACATCCGCTGGGCGCGCACCCTGCACCACCTGCTCGAG GACGCGGAGGGCGTGCGCCTGTTCCGCAAGTTCGTGTGCGGCGCGGGCGGGCTGCACGTGGACCGGCTCAACTTCTACTTCGCCGTGCAGGGCCTGCGCCAGGAGAGCGAGCCCAGCAAGATACGGCAGGTCGTCTCCGCGATATACAA GTTTCTGCGCAAGTCTCAGCTAGCGATGCCCGAGGAGTTAAAGCAGCGCGTAAAGCAGTTGCTTAAAGATGGCGGTAACATAGAGAAGACCATCTTCGATAACATGGAGCAAGAG GTGACGCGCGCGATCACAGAGTCGACTTACCAGGCGTTCCTGCGCTCCGAAGCGTACGTGTCATACGTAAGCGCGGCGACGCAGCCACTGTCCTCGCCCGACGCCTCGCCGCCGCACTCCAGAGAG ACGAGCGTGGGCGGGCTGGCGACGCTGCACGAGGGGCAGGAGCTCGGGCCGACGGCGGCGGTGGGCGCGCGCCTCACGCACGACGCGCTGCTGGCCACGCAGTCGCGCCGGCTGCACTGCGACGTCGCGCC GCACCGCAAGCGCTCGGTGTACAGCGCGCACGTGTCGTACGCCGGCTACACGCCCGCTTCGCGCCAGGACTCCGAACGCGCTAGTCTCAGCAGCGGCCGCACCGACAGTGACGCCGTGTCGCTCTCTGGCAGCAGCGT GGACGGCGCGTGCGCGCGCGCTTGTCGCGAGGCGCGCGAGTCGCGCGAGGCGCGGCGCCCGCGCCTGTACGGGCTGGACCGGCACGCCGTCATCAACAAGGAGCAGGACCCCGCCATG GTGATTCCCCGCACGCAGCGCGTGCAGGCGGAGCAGCTGCGCGTGCTGCCGCCGGCGGAGTTCGCGCCGCTGCTCATCGAGCGCCTCGAGCGCGTCAAGCGCGAGCTGGACAACAAGGAGCGCCTCGAGAGGAGGCTGGCCGAG GGCGAGGGCGACGAAATGTGTGCGCAGACGTTGCCGCCGCAGTTAGTCGCGGCCGCCATCCGCGAGAAACTGCACATCGACGACGACAACGATCAAGACATACTCG ACCAGCACGTATCACGCGTGTGGTCGGAGCGCACGCCAGGCGCGTCCCCTCCCGGAGGGCGGCGAGCACGCGGCCGGCACGGGACGCACGGGTCACACGGGTCGCACGGGTCACACGGGTCGCACGGGTCGCACGGGTCACACGGGTCGCATGGGACACACGGGTCGCGCCGCGCCCCGTCGGCTCTGTCGGCCGACTCGGGCCACTACGACGCGCCGCCCGACTCCTTGCATATGCCGCATTCACTCACGAGGAG GTCGTTCTCGAAGAAGACGGTCACGGAGTTGACGGACAGCGGCGTGTCGGTAGTGAGCGAAGGCACCAGTGCGGCGGGAGTGGAACCGCGCATTTTGCTGTGGATAGCCGAAGGATCGGAGAGGATGGACCGCAAGAATTACAGAGAGCTCTCTTCGAGAGGGTCGTCGGCTGACCGAGACGAGCACCGGAGGAGGGAGAAACAATCGCAGAGGGCTCG AGGCTACGGTGCGGTCCGCAGGGCGGGCGGGCGGCCGGGCGGCGAGCACACGGTGGTGGTGGTGAGCTTCCTGGACGAGAGCGTGCCCTACCGGTTCAAGGTGCCCGCCGCGCCGCTCACGCTGCGCACCTTCAAGGACTACCTGCCGCGGAAGGGCAACTACAG ATACTTCTTTAAGACGGAGTGCGCAGACCTCGACAACACCGTGATCCAGGAAGAAGTGAGCAACGACAACGACACGCTGCCCATGTTCGAGGGGAAGGTTATGGCGCGCGTCAAGAGCGTGGAGTGA
- the LOC123656820 gene encoding uncharacterized protein LOC123656820, whose product MADEDEIDILGDFSFNSCLAQNSQGIPSCSDREDTVHPQWLLDSPATNWYDTQNIDKNRTKHGPFRKLSGNNTTIKHDTEQHTIWSQEEKDLLKNEMIKYGRNVHKISQVLKTKSEAEIQALIEAEHGILLETPSMELEKHGDEDILVVQEEIVTDDLVNMNDVLSMVTTGAPTIPVSKKRIKKKITNMSTKNRPIKTKVHIHPSIIDSTELYYEDDLMIGSTESVGLEANVNEVPSKSTFKQQKEKVKTMKKIGNHRRKVSRNHDKGRTRNKSKDNLKSPQRRQKKDSSMSNDIVKSPQMQIVLGSGLALPVSEGEQIIKIEKKNSDCESDIEIDIDSDTEGSPTKVEKKEKEHDEAPVAVPLRKFEPMPKRNRKINLGGGGGYTIMHTESGDLYEIGQEPRKERPQKKPVIDLFPCRFYSADKPAPCEVSLHVSALCLMDAHAHASTGEVMGLVGGRWAAPRLRLRLYRRARAARQSRTHCDMEPASQAAAAAWLRARAAPPAAWHHSHPRFPAAPSATDLRTQRALQAQLAWPLPFLALVTSQHWPRGRSASTLRCFRVEDYDEATDMPIGYQFSVKIIPDFTRESIPEFLEELRDLWCNFVDRDHLSVNLPVDVCPQAGMTYLEKCISSMRHHMHSAGYEDNDPLIEQLIQGVRDIFR is encoded by the exons ATGGCGGACGAAGACGAAATCGACATACTTggagatttttcttttaattcctGTTTGGCACAAAATAGTCAAGGCAT CCCATCTTGTTCAGACAGAGAAGATACAGTTCATCCTCAGTGGCTACTCGATTCACCGGCAACCAATTGGTATGATACACAGAATATAGATAAGAATAG GACAAAGCATGGGCCATTCAGGAAACTTTCAGGAAATAATACAACAATTAAGCACGACACAGAGCAACATACTATATGGAGTCAAGAGGAAAAAGATTTATTGAAAAatgaaatg ATAAAGTACGGCAgaaatgtacataaaatatcACAAGTATTAAAAACAAAGAGTGAAGCAGAAATACAGGCGTTAATCGAAGCTGAACATGGAATCCTCCTCGAAACACCTTCAATGGAACTTGAAAAGCATGGAGATGAAGATATACTAGTAGTCCAAGAAGAAATTGTTACAGATGATCTCGTGAACATGAATGATGTTTTAAGTATGGTCACTACTGGAGCTCCAACTATACCTGTAtcaaaaaaacgaattaaaaagaaaattaccaATATGAGTACTAAAAATAGGCCCATAAAAACTAAAGTCCATATTCACCCCAGTATAATAGATTCAACAGAATTGTATTATGAAGACGATTTAATGATTGGTTCTACTGAATCTGTAGGACTAGAAGCCAATGTAAACGAGGTACCATCAAAGAGCACCTTTAaacaacaaaaagaaaaagtaaaaactaTGAAAAAGATTGGAAATCATAGGAGAAAAGTATCAAGGAATCATGATAAAGGTAGAACAAGAAATAAAAGCAAAGATAATTTGAAATCGCCTCAGAGGAGACAAAAAAAGGACTCTAGCATGTCTAATGATATTGTAAAGAGTCCACAAATGCAAATAGTTCTTGGCTCCGGACTAGCTTTGCCTGTTTCAGAAGGAGAACAAATA ataaaaatagaaaagaagAATTCAGACTGTGAGAGTGATATAGAAATAGATATCGATAGTGACACGGAGGGCTCGCCGACTAAAGTAGAGAAGAAAGAGAAGGAGCATGATGAAGCTCCTGTCGCAGTTCCACTGAGAAAGTTTGAGCCTATGCCGAAAAGGAACCGTAAGATTAATCTG GGCGGTGGAGGCGGGTACACAATAATGCACACAGAGTCGGGGGACTTGTATGAGATCGGTCAAGAGCCGCGCAAGGAACGTCCGCAGAAGAAACCAGTAATCGATCTCTTTCCATGTCGCTTCTACAGTGCAGATAAACCG GCGCCTTGCGAGGTGTCGCTGCACGTGTCGGCGCTGTGCCTCATGgacgcgcacgcgcacgcgtCCACCGGCGAGGTGATGGGGCTGGTGGGCGGGCGCTGGGCGGCGCCGCGCCTGCGCCTGCGCCTGTaccggcgcgcgcgcgccgcgcggCAGTCGCGCACGCACTGCGACATGGAGCCGGCGTCGCAGGCGGCGGCCGCGGCGTGGCTGCgagcgcgcgccgcgccgcccgccgcgtgGCACCACTCGCACCCGCGCTTCCCCGCCGCGCCGTCCGCCACCGACCTGCGCACGCAGCGCGCGCTGCAGGCGCAGCTGGCCTGGCCGCTGCCCTTCCTGGCGCTCGTCACCTCGCAGCACTGGCCGCGCGGCCGCTCCGCCTCCACGCTGCG ATGTTTCCGAGTAGAAGACTACGACGAGGCCACGGACATGCCGATCGGTTACCAATTCAGTGTTAAGATTATTCCTGACTTCACGCGCGAGTCGATACCGGAGTTTCTGGAAGAGTTGCGCGACTTGTGGTGCAACTTCGTCGACCGAGACCATCTCAGCGTCAACTTGCCGGTGGACGTTTGCCCGCAGGCGGGCATGACGTATTTGGAGAAG TGCATATCGAGCATGCGCCATCACATGCATTCTGCTGGTTATGAAGACAACGATCCCCTCATAGAACAATTAATACAAGGAGTTCGGGATATATTTAGATAG